A single window of Achromobacter xylosoxidans DNA harbors:
- a CDS encoding carbohydrate ABC transporter permease, with the protein MSRSLNALYGWLLLLPAIVLLAAFTHYPALATLWHSFYSTPKGARPARFVGLDNYAVMRDDPVFWQSLWNNLWFALGTIPTSIGIALVMALWVNRNLRGRGFLRMAYFTPTVLPMVAVANIWLFFYTPQYGLIAQVMQLFGSPGPNWLGNRETALPALMLVTVWKESGFFMIFYLAALQTVSPSLREAAMLEGASRWQYFRRVLWPLLMPTTLFVLINALINAFRLVDHVVVMTRGGPDNASTLLLYYIYQVGFSFWDTAYAATLTVVLLVVLALTALVKFRWLDRRTHYQ; encoded by the coding sequence ATGAGCCGCTCCTTGAATGCGCTTTATGGCTGGCTGCTGTTGCTGCCAGCCATCGTGCTGCTCGCCGCGTTCACGCATTACCCGGCGCTGGCGACGCTCTGGCACAGCTTCTATTCCACCCCCAAGGGCGCGCGCCCGGCCCGCTTTGTCGGGCTGGACAACTACGCCGTCATGCGCGACGACCCGGTGTTCTGGCAATCGCTCTGGAACAACCTGTGGTTCGCCCTGGGCACCATCCCGACCTCGATCGGCATCGCGCTGGTCATGGCGCTGTGGGTCAATCGCAACCTGCGCGGGCGCGGTTTCCTGCGCATGGCGTACTTCACGCCGACGGTGCTGCCGATGGTCGCGGTGGCCAATATCTGGCTGTTCTTCTACACCCCGCAGTACGGCCTGATCGCGCAGGTGATGCAGCTGTTCGGCTCGCCCGGCCCCAACTGGCTCGGCAACCGCGAAACCGCGCTGCCGGCGTTGATGCTGGTGACGGTGTGGAAGGAATCCGGTTTCTTCATGATCTTCTACCTGGCCGCGTTGCAGACGGTGTCGCCGTCGCTGCGCGAGGCGGCGATGCTGGAAGGGGCCTCGCGCTGGCAGTACTTCCGGCGCGTGCTGTGGCCGCTGTTGATGCCGACCACGCTGTTCGTGCTGATCAATGCGCTGATCAACGCCTTCCGGCTGGTGGACCACGTGGTGGTCATGACCCGCGGCGGGCCCGACAACGCCAGCACGCTGCTGCTGTACTACATCTACCAGGTCGGCTTCAGTTTCTGGGACACCGCCTACGCCGCGACGCTGACCGTCGTGCTGCTGGTGGTGCTGGCGCTGACGGCGCTGGTCAAGTTCCGCTGGCTGGACCGCAGGACGCACTACCAATGA
- a CDS encoding DUF1840 domain-containing protein, producing MLITFHSKVVAEVLMLTDHAGALLQAAGKSFGDKIPERGVFTVDQLGPAIQGIERAIEEAQGAHDEDEEDEDKPPVAPMARAVGLKERAFPLLDMMRQSQAAGAEVTWEVSRGW from the coding sequence ATGCTGATTACATTTCACTCCAAGGTCGTGGCCGAAGTCCTGATGCTTACCGACCATGCCGGCGCCCTGCTGCAGGCCGCGGGCAAGTCCTTCGGCGACAAGATCCCCGAGCGCGGCGTGTTCACCGTCGACCAGCTCGGTCCGGCCATCCAGGGCATCGAACGGGCCATCGAAGAGGCCCAGGGCGCCCACGACGAGGACGAGGAAGACGAGGACAAGCCGCCGGTGGCGCCCATGGCGCGCGCGGTCGGCCTGAAGGAACGCGCCTTCCCGCTGCTGGACATGATGCGCCAGTCGCAGGCCGCCGGCGCCGAGGTCACCTGGGAAGTCTCCCGCGGCTGGTAG
- a CDS encoding ABC transporter ATP-binding protein, with amino-acid sequence MSSIVLDNLTKQYGGAAAIHGVSFTVPAGSFTVLLGPSGCGKSTTLRMIAGLDTPTSGTIRIGDRDVTHLPPAKRRISMVFQSYALFPHLSVRENILFGLKVRKEPARDYDRRLQRVASLLGLGHLLDRKPSQLSGGQQQRVALGRAVISEAPVCLMDEPLSNLDAQLRHEMRREIRALQQDLGITMVYVTHDQTEAMSMADQVVLLRGGQIEQHDTPDGLYARPASEFAARFIGTPPMNLIKLMPLQGATVIAGTHGPAIASAPEGAAKLGVRPEHIRIDSDGIAATVESVEYFGADSIVVCRIGDSGGIAVRVGGHLRARAGEALRLSWPAEQQHFFAADSAVINTVGR; translated from the coding sequence ATGTCATCCATCGTTCTGGATAATCTCACCAAGCAATACGGCGGCGCGGCCGCGATCCACGGCGTCAGCTTCACCGTGCCGGCCGGCAGCTTCACCGTGCTGCTGGGCCCATCGGGTTGCGGCAAATCGACCACGCTGCGCATGATCGCCGGCCTGGACACGCCCACGTCCGGCACCATCCGCATCGGCGACCGCGACGTCACCCACTTGCCGCCGGCCAAGCGCCGCATTTCCATGGTGTTCCAGTCGTACGCGCTGTTCCCGCACCTGTCGGTGCGCGAGAACATCCTGTTCGGCCTGAAGGTGCGCAAGGAGCCGGCGCGCGACTACGACCGCCGCCTGCAGCGCGTGGCTTCGCTGCTGGGCCTGGGCCATCTGCTGGACCGCAAGCCGTCGCAACTGTCGGGCGGCCAGCAGCAGCGCGTGGCGCTGGGTCGCGCGGTAATTTCCGAAGCGCCGGTGTGCCTGATGGACGAGCCGCTGTCCAACCTGGACGCGCAGCTTCGCCACGAGATGCGGCGCGAGATCCGCGCCTTGCAGCAGGACCTGGGCATCACCATGGTGTACGTCACGCACGACCAGACCGAGGCCATGAGCATGGCCGACCAGGTGGTGCTGCTGCGCGGCGGCCAGATCGAACAGCACGACACGCCCGACGGCCTGTATGCCCGTCCGGCCAGCGAATTCGCGGCGCGCTTCATCGGCACGCCGCCCATGAACCTGATCAAGCTGATGCCGCTGCAAGGCGCCACGGTGATCGCCGGCACCCATGGTCCGGCCATCGCCAGCGCGCCGGAGGGCGCCGCCAAGCTGGGCGTGCGCCCTGAACACATCCGCATCGACAGCGACGGCATCGCCGCCACGGTGGAAAGCGTGGAGTACTTCGGCGCCGATTCCATCGTGGTCTGCCGGATCGGCGACAGCGGCGGGATCGCGGTGCGCGTGGGTGGGCACCTGCGCGCCCGCGCCGGCGAAGCGCTACGCCTGTCGTGGCCGGCCGAACAACAGCATTTCTTTGCCGCCGATTCGGCGGTCATCAACACCGTCGGGCGCTGA
- a CDS encoding phosphodiesterase — MLIAQITDLHMRTPGDKAYGIIDPAAFLGPAVRALNALTPRPDCVLITGDLTDLGRPHEYQALREQLQALEIPYFLLPGNHDDRAQLRAAFPDHGYLQGQGPFIQYAVETYPLRLLALDTVVPMKSHGELCDERLGWLAARLAEQPDRPTLVLMHHPPFQTGIEHMDDIGLLAGGPELESIVARYPRVERVLCGHLHRTIFRRFGGTIASTCPGTAHQLALELGPRPTLQYIMEPPGYQLHWWHDGALVTHHAVIGEYPGPYPFA, encoded by the coding sequence ATGCTCATCGCACAGATTACCGACCTGCACATGCGCACCCCGGGCGACAAGGCGTACGGCATCATCGACCCTGCCGCCTTCCTCGGCCCGGCGGTGCGCGCGCTCAACGCGCTGACGCCGCGGCCCGACTGCGTGCTGATCACGGGCGACCTGACCGACCTGGGCCGTCCGCATGAATACCAGGCGCTGCGCGAGCAGTTGCAGGCGCTTGAAATCCCTTATTTCCTGCTGCCCGGCAACCATGACGACCGCGCGCAATTGCGCGCCGCCTTCCCGGACCATGGCTATCTGCAAGGACAGGGGCCGTTCATCCAGTATGCCGTCGAAACCTATCCGCTGCGCCTGCTGGCGCTGGACACGGTGGTGCCGATGAAAAGCCACGGCGAGCTGTGCGACGAACGCCTGGGCTGGCTGGCCGCGCGCCTGGCCGAACAGCCCGACCGGCCGACGCTGGTGCTGATGCATCATCCGCCATTCCAGACCGGCATCGAGCACATGGACGACATCGGCCTGCTGGCCGGCGGCCCGGAACTTGAAAGCATCGTGGCGCGCTATCCGCGCGTCGAGCGCGTGCTGTGCGGCCACCTGCACCGCACCATCTTCCGCCGCTTCGGCGGCACCATTGCCTCGACCTGTCCGGGCACCGCGCACCAGCTGGCGCTGGAGCTGGGGCCGCGCCCGACCCTGCAATACATCATGGAGCCGCCGGGCTACCAGTTGCACTGGTGGCACGACGGCGCGCTGGTCACGCACCACGCCGTGATTGGGGAATACCCCGGGCCATATCCCTTCGCCTGA
- a CDS encoding carbohydrate ABC transporter permease — protein MKDKLDTLGAWALGLLWILPLAYAVWAAFHPPAYATRFDLFAPLTLDNFARAWQAAPFPRYFANTFLLVTMVLAAQLVLSTLAGYAFARFEFRGRDFVFMLVLLQLMIMPDVLLVENYRSMSQLGIRDTVFAIGLPYFASAFGIFLLRQTFKTVPRELEEAARMEGANALQVLWKVYVPLAKPIYVAYGLVSVSHHWNNFLWPLIITNSVESRPLTVGLQVFSSTDQGIDWSVITAATLMSAAPLLIAFLLFQRQFVQSFMRAGIR, from the coding sequence ATGAAAGACAAGCTCGATACCCTGGGCGCGTGGGCGCTTGGCCTGTTGTGGATCCTGCCGCTGGCGTATGCCGTCTGGGCGGCGTTTCACCCGCCGGCCTACGCCACCCGCTTCGACCTGTTCGCGCCGCTCACGCTCGACAACTTCGCGCGGGCCTGGCAGGCCGCGCCGTTCCCGCGCTACTTCGCCAACACCTTCCTGCTGGTGACGATGGTGCTGGCGGCGCAGCTGGTGCTGTCGACCCTGGCCGGCTACGCCTTCGCGCGCTTCGAGTTCCGCGGCCGCGACTTCGTCTTCATGCTGGTGCTGCTGCAGCTGATGATCATGCCGGACGTGCTGCTGGTGGAGAACTACCGCTCCATGAGCCAGCTGGGCATCCGCGACACGGTGTTCGCCATCGGCCTGCCGTACTTCGCATCGGCCTTCGGCATCTTCCTGCTGCGCCAGACCTTCAAGACGGTGCCGCGCGAATTGGAGGAGGCCGCGCGCATGGAAGGCGCCAACGCGCTGCAGGTGCTGTGGAAGGTCTACGTGCCGCTGGCCAAGCCGATCTACGTGGCCTACGGGCTGGTGTCGGTCAGCCACCACTGGAACAACTTCCTGTGGCCGCTGATCATCACCAACTCGGTGGAATCGCGGCCGCTGACGGTGGGCCTGCAGGTGTTCTCGTCGACCGACCAGGGCATCGACTGGTCGGTGATCACCGCCGCCACGCTGATGTCGGCGGCGCCGCTGCTGATTGCCTTCCTGCTGTTCCAGCGCCAGTTCGTGCAATCGTTCATGCGGGCCGGCATCCGCTGA
- the argS gene encoding arginine--tRNA ligase, with the protein MLPEQQKQLISLIQAAVAQSLPDAQADTAQANVLLERPKVAAHGDVATNVAMQLAKPAKRNPRELAQAIVEALLALPGARDLVESAEIAGPGFINLRVTAAARQAVITAVAEQGEAFGRAARSGEKILVEFVSANPTGPLHVGHARQAALGDALCRLYDAIGWDVTREFYYNDAGNQIENLAISVQARARGVGTDSPDWPADGYKGDYIVDIARDFQAGKTIQASDGEPVTATGNIDSLEDIRAFAVAYLRREQDLDLQAFGLKFDNYYLESSLYTSGRVEATVKALIAGGHTYEEGGALWLRTTELGTGDDKDRVMRKSEGGYTYFVPDVAYHKAKWERGFHRAVNIQGSDHHGTVARVRAGLQALEEGIPKDYPSYVLHKMVKVMRGGQEVKISKRAGSYVTMRDLIDWVGRDAVRYFLIQRRADTEFVFDVDLALSKSDENPVYYIQYAHARICSVINNAGMPAAEVAAADASLLTAPSEFALMQRLAEFPHVVALAAQELAPHHIAFWLRDCAADFHGWYNAERVLVDDPALKLARLRLAATTRQVLANGLALLGVSAPERM; encoded by the coding sequence ATGCTCCCCGAGCAACAAAAACAGCTTATCTCCCTGATCCAGGCCGCCGTCGCGCAGAGCCTGCCCGACGCCCAGGCCGATACGGCCCAAGCCAACGTGCTGCTGGAGCGCCCCAAGGTCGCCGCCCACGGCGACGTCGCCACCAACGTGGCCATGCAGCTGGCCAAGCCGGCCAAGCGCAACCCGCGTGAACTGGCCCAGGCCATCGTCGAGGCGCTGCTGGCCCTGCCCGGCGCCCGCGACCTGGTCGAAAGCGCCGAGATCGCCGGTCCCGGCTTCATCAACCTGCGCGTCACCGCCGCCGCCCGCCAGGCCGTCATCACGGCCGTGGCCGAGCAGGGCGAGGCCTTTGGCCGCGCCGCCCGCAGCGGCGAGAAGATCCTGGTGGAATTCGTGTCCGCCAACCCGACCGGCCCGCTGCACGTCGGCCACGCCCGCCAGGCGGCCCTGGGCGACGCCCTGTGCCGCCTGTACGACGCCATCGGCTGGGATGTGACCCGCGAGTTCTATTACAACGACGCCGGCAACCAGATCGAGAACCTGGCCATCAGCGTGCAGGCGCGCGCCCGCGGCGTGGGCACCGACTCGCCCGACTGGCCCGCCGACGGCTACAAGGGCGACTACATCGTCGACATCGCCCGCGACTTCCAGGCCGGCAAGACCATCCAGGCCTCGGACGGCGAGCCCGTCACCGCCACCGGCAACATCGACAGCCTGGAAGACATCCGCGCCTTCGCCGTGGCCTACCTGCGCCGCGAGCAGGACCTGGACCTGCAGGCGTTCGGCCTGAAGTTCGACAACTACTACCTGGAAAGCTCGCTGTACACCTCGGGCCGGGTCGAGGCCACCGTCAAGGCGCTGATCGCCGGCGGCCACACCTATGAAGAAGGCGGCGCGCTGTGGCTGCGCACCACCGAACTGGGCACGGGCGACGACAAAGACCGCGTCATGCGCAAGAGCGAGGGCGGCTACACCTATTTCGTGCCGGACGTGGCCTACCACAAAGCCAAGTGGGAACGCGGTTTCCACCGCGCCGTGAACATCCAGGGCAGCGACCACCACGGCACCGTGGCGCGCGTGCGCGCCGGCCTGCAGGCGCTGGAAGAGGGCATTCCCAAGGACTACCCGTCGTACGTGCTGCACAAGATGGTCAAGGTGATGCGCGGCGGCCAGGAGGTCAAGATCTCCAAGCGCGCCGGCAGCTACGTCACCATGCGCGACCTGATCGACTGGGTCGGCCGCGACGCCGTGCGCTACTTCCTGATCCAGCGCCGCGCCGACACCGAATTCGTGTTCGACGTCGACCTGGCCCTGTCCAAGAGCGACGAGAACCCGGTCTATTACATCCAGTACGCCCATGCGCGCATCTGCTCGGTGATCAACAACGCCGGCATGCCGGCGGCGGAAGTGGCCGCGGCCGATGCGTCCCTGTTGACCGCGCCGAGCGAATTCGCGCTGATGCAGCGACTGGCCGAGTTCCCCCACGTGGTGGCGCTGGCCGCCCAGGAACTGGCGCCGCACCACATCGCTTTCTGGCTGCGCGACTGCGCCGCCGACTTCCACGGCTGGTACAACGCCGAGCGCGTGCTGGTCGACGACCCCGCGCTCAAGCTGGCGCGCCTGCGCCTGGCCGCGACCACGCGCCAGGTGCTGGCCAACGGCCTGGCGCTGTTGGGCGTGTCCGCCCCCGAGCGGATGTAA
- a CDS encoding ABC transporter substrate-binding protein: MRRIVLKTLAASLAAACLSLPAQAQQKPVEVEFYYPVAVGGPITKIVDDMVTDFEKENPGIKIKPIYAGSYQDSIAKALTALKGGTPPQLAVLLSTDMFTLIDEDAIVPIDSLAKSDADKKWLGGFYDAFMQNSRTGGHTWGVPFQRSTIVMYYNKDLFKAAGLDPERAPATWAELVEYGKKLTKQDASGNTTQWGIEIPSGGAFAYWLFQALTTPNGAILMNEAGNEVYLDKPAVVEAAQYWRDLSAKHKVMPTGTIDWGTTPKDFLEKKAAIIWTTTGNLTNIRKNADFPFGVAMMPQQKRGGSPTGGGNFYIFKSGTPEQQQAALKFAQWATTPERAADWSIATGYVAVTPAAWQTEKMKKYAQDVPAAAVARDQLQVSVAEFSTHENQRVTKTLNDALQAALTGSKTPQQALTDAQREADRILRSYK, encoded by the coding sequence ATGCGACGCATCGTACTCAAGACCCTGGCCGCCAGCCTTGCCGCCGCCTGCCTGTCGCTGCCCGCGCAGGCGCAGCAAAAGCCCGTCGAAGTGGAGTTCTACTATCCGGTCGCCGTGGGCGGCCCGATCACCAAGATCGTCGATGACATGGTGACGGACTTCGAGAAGGAAAACCCCGGCATCAAGATCAAGCCGATCTACGCCGGCTCGTATCAGGATTCGATCGCCAAGGCGCTGACCGCCCTGAAGGGTGGCACGCCGCCGCAGCTGGCCGTGCTGCTGTCGACCGACATGTTCACGCTGATCGACGAAGACGCCATCGTGCCGATCGACTCGCTGGCCAAGAGCGACGCCGACAAGAAGTGGCTGGGCGGCTTCTACGACGCCTTCATGCAGAACAGCCGCACCGGCGGCCACACCTGGGGCGTGCCGTTCCAGCGTTCGACCATCGTGATGTACTACAACAAGGATCTGTTCAAGGCCGCCGGCCTGGACCCCGAGCGCGCGCCCGCCACCTGGGCCGAGCTGGTCGAGTACGGCAAGAAGCTGACCAAGCAGGACGCCAGCGGCAACACCACCCAGTGGGGCATCGAGATCCCGTCGGGCGGCGCCTTCGCCTACTGGCTGTTCCAGGCCCTGACCACGCCCAACGGCGCGATCCTGATGAACGAGGCCGGCAACGAGGTCTACCTGGACAAGCCCGCCGTGGTCGAGGCCGCGCAGTACTGGCGCGACCTGTCGGCCAAGCACAAGGTCATGCCCACCGGCACGATCGACTGGGGCACCACGCCCAAGGACTTCCTGGAAAAGAAGGCCGCCATCATCTGGACCACCACCGGCAACCTGACCAACATCCGCAAGAACGCCGACTTCCCGTTCGGCGTGGCGATGATGCCGCAGCAAAAGCGCGGCGGCAGCCCGACCGGCGGCGGCAACTTCTACATCTTCAAGAGCGGCACGCCTGAGCAGCAGCAGGCCGCGCTCAAGTTCGCGCAGTGGGCCACCACGCCCGAGCGCGCCGCCGACTGGAGCATCGCCACCGGCTACGTGGCCGTGACGCCGGCCGCCTGGCAGACCGAGAAGATGAAGAAGTACGCGCAGGATGTGCCGGCCGCCGCCGTGGCGCGCGACCAGTTGCAGGTGAGCGTGGCTGAATTCTCGACCCACGAGAACCAGCGCGTCACCAAGACCCTGAACGACGCCCTGCAGGCGGCGCTGACGGGGTCGAAGACGCCGCAGCAGGCGCTGACCGACGCGCAGCGCGAAGCCGACCGCATACTGCGTTCCTACAAGTAA